Proteins encoded by one window of Glycine soja cultivar W05 chromosome 15, ASM419377v2, whole genome shotgun sequence:
- the LOC114387729 gene encoding uncharacterized protein LOC114387729 has translation MEPPPSYSYSPFPFSLERHTQIQMHDPILFFLFFASLSSLLFLSFSLFKRFSTKKEHHHHTQKVPSLLGEEQRPKKKRKKPKKKRTQGDDAANSGSGSDSGLRLESTCQYPFTSSSSVMQRKIKQQYDELVRCNHLKKLTLPQVVQFANSLVDARNELQHKADVIQRKFVITKALLCKADRSSFDRLHQQIYKLELEQKRLEEDVFVYNSLQQQLKLSPAYQKMLELGACMEKEKSSELGENRDDDFAEISFEELLAQEKKDSFWQKNGKSRLSSS, from the exons ATGGAGCCTCCACCTTCCTATTCCTATTCCCCATTCCCATTCTCACTTGAGCGCCACACACAGATACAAATGCACGATcccattctcttcttcctcttcttcgcgTCCCTCTCCTcccttctcttcctctctttctctctcttcaaacGCTTCTCGACAAAAAAGGAACACCACCACCATACTCAAAAAGTTCCCAGCTTGTTGGGAGAGGAACAGAGACccaagaagaagagaaagaagccCAAGAAGAAGAGAACCCAAGGTGACGACGCCGCCAATTCGGGTTCGGGTTCCGACTCGGGGCTCCGACTTGAATCCACGTGCCAGTATCCGTTTACGTCTTCCAGTAGCGTTATGCAGAGAAAGATCAAACAGCAGTATGATGAGCTCGTCAGATGCAACCACTTGAAGAAACTCACGCTGCCCCAG GTTGTGCAGTTTGCTAATAGTTTGGTTGATGCTAGAAATGAGCTACAACACAA AGCTGATGTGATTCAACGTAAGTTTGTAATAACGAAGGCTTTACTATGTAAGGCAGATAGATCTTCTTTTGACCGCCTTCATCAACAG atatacAAGCTAGAATTAGAGCAAAAACGTTTAGAAGAGGatgtttttgtttataactCGCTTCAACAACAGCTTAAACTGTCACCAGCCTACCAGAAG ATGCTTGAACTTGGAGCTTGCATGGAGAAGGAAAAATCAAGTGAACTGGGAGAGAACAGAGATGATGATTTTGCTGAAATTTCTTTTGAGGAATTGTTAGCACAGGAGAAGAAAGATTCATTTTG GCAAAAAAATGGGAAATCAAGACTAAGCTCAAGCTAA